A single genomic interval of Saccharothrix saharensis harbors:
- a CDS encoding aldo/keto reductase family protein, translating into MEFRRLGRSGLNISEISYGNWLTHGSQVEEDQATACVRAALDAGITTFDTADVYANTKAESVLGRALAGQRRESLEIFTKVFWPTGPGGPNDKGLGRKHIVESINGSLKRLQTDYVDLYQAHRYDKSVPLEETMLAFADLVRQGKVLYIGVSEWNADQIARGAALARELNVPFISNQPQYSMLWRVIESQVVPTSEREGISQIVWSPIAQGVLTGKYLPGQPVPEGSRATDETGSKFIQRFLRDEVLTKVQQLKPLADEAGLSLAQLAVAWTLQNPNVASAIIGASRPEQVHENVKAAGVKLEDELLKKIDDVLEGVVETDPRFTVTP; encoded by the coding sequence ATGGAGTTCCGACGCCTCGGCCGCAGTGGCCTGAACATCAGCGAGATCTCGTACGGCAACTGGCTCACCCACGGTTCCCAGGTCGAGGAGGACCAGGCGACGGCCTGCGTCCGGGCCGCGCTCGACGCGGGCATCACCACGTTCGACACCGCCGACGTCTACGCCAACACCAAGGCCGAGTCGGTGCTGGGTCGCGCGCTGGCCGGGCAGCGCCGCGAGTCGCTGGAGATCTTCACGAAGGTCTTCTGGCCGACCGGCCCCGGCGGCCCCAACGACAAGGGCCTCGGCCGCAAGCACATCGTGGAGTCGATCAACGGCTCGCTGAAGCGGCTGCAGACCGACTACGTCGACCTCTACCAGGCGCACCGGTACGACAAGTCGGTGCCGCTGGAGGAGACGATGCTCGCCTTCGCCGACCTCGTGCGGCAGGGCAAGGTGCTCTACATCGGCGTGTCGGAGTGGAACGCCGACCAGATCGCGCGCGGCGCGGCGCTGGCCCGTGAGCTGAACGTGCCGTTCATCTCCAACCAGCCGCAGTACTCGATGCTGTGGCGCGTGATCGAGTCGCAGGTCGTCCCGACCTCCGAGCGCGAGGGCATCAGCCAGATCGTGTGGTCGCCCATCGCGCAGGGCGTGCTGACCGGCAAGTACCTGCCGGGTCAGCCCGTGCCGGAGGGCTCTCGGGCCACCGACGAGACCGGCTCGAAGTTCATCCAGCGCTTCCTGCGCGACGAGGTGCTGACCAAGGTCCAGCAGCTCAAGCCGCTGGCCGACGAGGCGGGCCTGTCCCTGGCCCAGCTCGCCGTCGCGTGGACCCTGCAGAACCCGAACGTGGCCAGCGCGATCATCGGCGCCTCCCGGCCGGAGCAGGTGCACGAGAACGTCAAGGCGGCCGGCGTGAAGCTGGAGGACGAGCTGCTGAAGAAGATCGACGACGTGCTCGAGGGCGTCGTCGAAACCGACCCGCGGTTCACCGTCACCCCCTGA
- a CDS encoding DUF3043 domain-containing protein yields the protein MRFLRRNADEAAETTTTEDVSAEVTSADPSRTPGKGRPTPKRREAEGKRRGPVPPPPRTQREALKRARGNKVSKEERRAAAVERRQRMMAGEDKYLLPRDRGPVKAYIRDVVDSRRNLMGLFMPLAILVFVALIVPAPAIQQYATLLTTFMLLAMVVEGFVLGRLVNRRVRLKFPNDTTRGLSIGWYSFIRASQLRKLRVPKPRVNPGDKV from the coding sequence GTGAGGTTCCTGCGCCGCAACGCCGACGAAGCCGCCGAGACCACCACCACCGAGGACGTTTCCGCGGAGGTGACCTCGGCCGATCCGTCGCGCACGCCCGGCAAGGGGCGGCCCACGCCGAAGCGGCGCGAGGCCGAGGGCAAGCGGCGCGGACCCGTCCCGCCGCCGCCCCGCACGCAGCGCGAGGCGTTGAAGCGGGCACGCGGGAACAAGGTGTCCAAGGAGGAGCGGCGCGCGGCGGCGGTCGAGCGGCGGCAGCGGATGATGGCGGGCGAGGACAAGTACCTCCTGCCCCGCGACCGCGGCCCGGTGAAGGCCTACATCCGCGACGTGGTCGACTCGCGGCGCAACCTCATGGGCCTGTTCATGCCGCTGGCGATCCTGGTGTTCGTGGCGCTGATCGTGCCGGCGCCCGCGATCCAGCAGTACGCGACGCTGCTGACCACGTTCATGCTGCTCGCGATGGTCGTGGAGGGCTTCGTCCTCGGCCGGCTGGTGAACCGGCGGGTGCGGCTGAAGTTCCCCAACGACACCACCCGCGGCCTGTCCATCGGCTGGTACTCGTTCATCCGCGCGAGCCAGCTGCGCAAGCTGCGCGTGCCCAAGCCGAGGGTGAACCCGGGCGACAAGGTGTGA